A genomic stretch from Mastacembelus armatus chromosome 7, fMasArm1.2, whole genome shotgun sequence includes:
- the troap gene encoding uncharacterized protein troap, which translates to MDSSPILRKHSQHKIHNDFQRMKNEHNKMLADPKPSKLHSSHHLSDQDSENKDPGKAEMARKPPVRPGVSRLPVLAKSLELQTPSDFSQSHCRWEEKPLTGKAKKKKPCTRPVPFNFSQPRSIRATSENQQSQTGHTENNVCKARLKTQNINTKLSKYPAGLNSTTKETMKSYEKATENTVYLLGQSGPLSTFKTSSTSYNSQPSLPIKAKHQNSASSTQPALSAETCVTNMNLLSLKDPTKIAHANPNFQLSTQENFSKGSTAKGENFQPDHAALLSILRTEGVSGTGLGSATPQSKPYNYQPQRVSVMKSQQKAGSTTGPVRSVRFSPDAAALQSILLNEGVKAQESVGVTPRNSTCPSGRGTSVYTAQRVLVKKTRAEPASGTVAIALNKETPLKQWTPQRVRNTRHRPMSAAKWHVSTQQLPYAGTPGVRSCKTNFQPSQEKIVQRLFDDQEDEQSLNVTDKDPETETEQIPLQASTDTAPCEENLQTGRADTSEDEDEEQKQRTMVGQPFFPAPQRESVIVFSTSKKLFRATHFEKQESSSHQDQHGPVSSEQRKVLPVHGEMSSVADPACQIKPCIPSLHKDLIVQRSCTLSPAVAFLRKRFPPLEELRMDEEVATYTSVCVQTTPGFMPSRPCCGNPLAAILHFEESTRFVPIGFDLPSGSSSPGSSTLQK; encoded by the exons ATGGACTCATCTCCAATCCTTCGTAAGCACAGCCAGCACAAAATCCACAATGACTTTCAGAG AATGAAGAATGAGCACAACAAAATGCTAGCGGACCCAAAGCCCTCTAAACTCCATTCGTCACACCACCTTTCTGACCAAGACAGTGAGAATAAAGATCctggaaaagcagaaatggctagAAAGCCACCTGTGCGACCAGGGGTGAGCAGGCTTCCAGTGCTTGCAAAGTCCCTCGAACTTCAGACCCCCTCTGACTTCAGTCAGTCCCACTGTAGGTGGGAGGAGAAGCCTCTGACT GGGAAAGCTAAGAAGAAAAAGCCATGCACCAGGCCTGTACCTTTTAACTTTTCCCAGCCCAGGAGCATAAGAGCAACTAGTGAAAATCAACAGTCACAGACTGGccacactgaaaataatgtaTGCAAGGCTCGTCTAAAAAcccaaaacataaatacaaaactCTCTAAATATCCAGCTGGTTTAAACAGCACAACTAAAGAGACAATGAAGTCATATGAAAAggccacagaaaacacagtctATCTATTAGGACAATCTGGGCCTCTCAGCACATTTAAGACTTCAAGCACTTCATACAATTCTCAGCCATCTCTCCCTATTAAGGCAAAGCATCAGAACAGTGCTTCTTCCACACAGCCTGCTCTTAGTGCAGAGACATGTGTGACTAACATGAACCTGCTCAGTCTTAAAGATCCAACCAAGATAGCGCACGCTAACCCGAACTTTCAGCTGAGTACACAGGAGAATTTTTCAAAAGGTTCAACGG CCAAAGGGGAAAACTTTCAACCTGACCATGCAGCTTTACTCAGTATCCTCCGGACTGAGGGAGTAAGTGGCACAGGTCTGGGATCTGCAACTCCACAGTCCAAACCCTATAATTATCAG CCTCAGCGAGTGTCTGTCATGAAGAGTCAACAAAAAGCTGGATCTACTACAG GCCCAGTGAGGTCTGTGCGGTTCTCCCCAGATGCTGCTGCACTGCAGAGTATCCTCCTGAATGAGGGAGTGAAGGCTCAAGAGTCTGTAGGTGTCACACCCCGAAACTCCACCTGTCCATCAGGCAGAGGCACTTCAgtctatact GCTCAGAGGGTGCTAGTTAAAAAAACGCGTGCAGAGCCAGCCTCGGGAACAGTGG CAATAGCACTCAACAAAGAAACTCCACTGAAGCAATGGACTCCGCAGAGAGTCCGCAACACCAGACATCGGCCCATGTCTGCTGCG aAATGGCACGTGTCGACACAGCAGTTACCATATGCCGGCACTCCTGGGGTGAGAAGCTGCAAAACCAACTTTCAGCCCAGCCAGGAG AAAATTGTCCAGAGATTATTTGATGACCAAGAGGACGAGCAAAGCCTGAATGTGACAGACAAGGAtcctgagacagaaacagagcagatCCCACTTCAAGCATCAACC GATACAGCTCCCTGTGAAGAAAATTTACAGACGGGTAGGGCTGACACCAgcgaggatgaggatgaggagcagaAGCAGAGGACCATGGTAGGACAGCCGTTTTTTCCAGCACCACAAAGAGAGTCAGTCATTGTTTTCTCAACAAGTAAAAAGCTGTTCAGAGCTACACATTTTGAGAAGCAAGAGAGTTCATCTCATCAGGATCAGCATGGTCCGGTTTCATCAGAACAGAGGAAGGTGCTGCCAGTACATGGGGAGATGTCATCTGTGGCAGATCCAGCCTGTCAGATCAAACCTTGTATTCCAAGTCTGCACAAAG ACCTGATTGTTCAGAGGAGTTGTACTCTGAGTCCTGCAGTGGCGTTCCTGCGTAAGCGTTTTCCTCCTCTGGAGGAGCTACGTATGGATGAAGAGGTGGCCACctacacatcagtgtgtgttcagactACGCCCGGGTTTATGCCATCTCGGCCGTGCTGTGGCAATCCGCTGGCTGCCATCTTGCACTTTGAAGAGTCAACT agATTTGTTCCAATTGGCTTCGACCTCCCGTCTGGCTCTTCTTCTCCAGGCAGCTCTACACTGCAGAAGTGA
- the ppardb gene encoding peroxisome proliferator-activated receptor delta b, producing the protein MEGCQQSARDQHERVNGYCKIRSPQDTADESGGSDSCGGTSVSELTDLQELKARESEDEEEKEKEVEPSSNSLGGDQEKRENESLDHEDDHSKQNSSAASSYTDLSHTSSPSLSEQLRLGREDSTGSGISVECKVCGDKASGFHYGVHACEGCKGFFRRTVRMKLEYERCERSCKIQKKNRNKCQYCRFHKCLSLGMSHDAIRYGRMPEAERKKLVAGLLAEELKLGKPGGSDLKALAKQVNTAYLKNLNMTKKKARSILTGKTSNTAPFVIYDVDTLWKAESGLVWSQLAPGAPLTKEIGVHVFYRCQCTTVETVRELTEFAKCIPGFVDLFLNDQVTLLKYGVHEAIFAMLPSLMNKDGLLVANGKGFVTREFLRSLRKPFNEIMEPKFEFAVKFNALELDDSDLALFVAAIILCGDRPGLMNVKQVEQSQDNILQALDLHLQANHSDSAYLFPKLLQKMADLRQLVTENAQLVQKIKKTESETSLHPLLQEIYKDMY; encoded by the exons ATGGAAGGGTGTCAGCAAAGTGCTAGAGACCAGCACGAGAGGGTGAACGGCTACTGCAAGATCAGGTCTCCTCAGGACACGGCTGATGAGTCTGGTGGTTCAGACAGCTGTGGGGGGACAAGTGTGTCGGAGCTGACAGACCTGCAAGAACTGAAGGCAAGAGAaagtgaggatgaggaggagaaggagaaggaggtaGAGCCTTCATCTAATAGCCTGGGAGGAGAccaggaaaaaagagagaatgagagtCTGGATCAtgaggacgatcacagcaaGCAAAACAGCAGCGCAGCATCCAGTTACACAG ATCTGTCCCATACCTCGTCACCCTCGCTCTCAGAACAGCTGCGTCTTGGCAGAGAAGACAGCACAGGGTCTGGGATCAGTGTGGAGTGTAAGGTCTGCGGGGACAAGGCCTCTGGCTTCCACTATGGCGTGCATGCTTGTGAAGGTTGCAAG GGCTTTTTCCGGCGAACTGTGCGGATGAAGCTGGAATATGAACGTTGCGAGCGTTCCTGCAAGATTCAGAAAAAGAATCGTAATAAGTGCCAATATTGTCGCTTCCATAAGTGCCTGTCTTTGGGAATGTCCCATGATG CAATCCGTTATGGACGTATGCCTGAGGCggagaggaagaagctggtGGCGGGCCTGCTTGCAGAGGAACTGAAACTTGGCAAACCAGGTGGCTCAGACCTGAAAGCTTTGGCCAAACAAGTCAACACAGCCTACCTGAAGAACCTCAATATGACCAAGAAGAAGGCCCGCAGCATCCTGACGGGCAAAACCAGCAACACCGCG CCATTTGTGATCTACGACGTGGACACACTCTGGAAGGCAGAAAGCGGTCTGGTATGGAGCCAGTTAGCTCCGGGTGCGCCCCTGACCAAGGAGATTGGGGTCCATGTATTCTACCGCTGCCAGTGCACAACAGTGGAGACTGTGCGAGAGCTCACAGAGTTTGCCAAGTGCATTCCAGGGTTTGTGGACCTCTTCCTTAATGACCAG GTGACTTTGCTGAAGTATGGCGTGCACGAAGCTATTTTTGCCATGCTCCCGTCTCTCATGAACAAAGATGGACTGTTGGTGGCTAATGGCAAAGGTTTTGTGACCAGGGAGTTCCTGCGCAGCTTAAGAAAGCCCTTCAATGAGATCATGGAGCCCAAGTTTGAGTTTGCTGTTAAGTTTAATGCTCTGGAGTTGGATGACAGTGACCTGGCTCTGTTTGTTGCTGCCATTATTCTTTGTGGAG ATCGTCCCGGGTTGATGAACGTGAAGCAGGTGGAGCAGAGTCAGGACAACATCCTTCAGGCCCTGGACCTCCACCTTCAAGCAAACCACTCTGACTCTGCCTACCTCTTTCCAAAGCTGCTACAGAAGATGGCTGACCTTCGTCAGCTGGTTACTGAGAACGCTCAGCTTGtccaaaaaattaaaaaaactgaatcagaGACCTCCCTCCACCCTCTACTACAGGAGATCTATAAAGACATGTATTAG
- the LOC113145878 gene encoding differentially expressed in FDCP 6 homolog gives MDLRSELLKSIWYGFTALDLEKSGKVSKSQLKVLSHNLCTVLSIPHDPVALEEHFRDDDDGPVSSQGYMPYLNKYILDKVIEGSFNKENVDELCWTLTAKKNYQPDRSSSTILPEIDAFRLWCLFNFLSEDKYPLVMVPDEVEYLLKKICMAMSIEFNCVELEDFFSQDSVHLGGITVWAFLELMNSGKINRGIDKSVISMAIEEVYREIVGDVLKEGYLWKKGQLRRNWKERWFTLRPSNLSYYTGEDRKECQGNIVLDGNCCVEVLPDRDGKRCMFCLKTLSKTYEMSASDTKQRQEWTTAIQTAIRLYVEGKKSLHKDLKLKRREQRDQREKRRQAKEEELQRLRALQEERERKLAELELLKEAQKQAQVLLEQDEQRRRQQHEQLQRALEVQLREAEEARVSMQAEMALKEEEAERQRKRIQELEEMQKRLEEALQQEIKARLDEEAFRYAQAGLLAEEEEKMKALMNLQEEQEEYILKTQREKQELKQEMEAKSRALEEAQRQLEEVRANRHRVDQDVVAAQRKLRQASTNVKHWNVQMNRLMRPIGPGEKRPSLGSSFSAFQMPTQRDPGLRLRRRSGSEDQDEESKENVDNRAGCDLEKRHSHASNGDMDIP, from the exons ATGGACCTACGGTCTGAGCTGCTCAAGTCCATCTGGTATGGTTTCACGGCCTTGGATCTGGAGAAGAGTGGTAAGGTGTCCAAGTCTCAGCTCAAG GTGTTGTCTCACAACCTGTGCACAGTATTGAGTATCCCACATGACCCAGTTGCTTTGGAGGAGCACTTcagggatgatgatgatggtccAGTTTCCAGTCAGGGTTATATGCCTTATCTCAACAAATACATCCTGGATAAG GTTATTGAAGGCTcctttaataaagaaaatgttgacGAGCTCTGTTGGACTCTTACGGCAAAGAAAAACTACCAGCCggacagaagcagcagcactaTTCTGCCAGAAATAGATGCTTTTCGACTTTGGtgcctttttaattttctgtctgaGGACAAATACCCTTTGGTTATGGTCCCTGACGAG GTGGAGTACCTCCTCAAGAAGATATGTATGGCAATGAGCATTGAATTTAACTGTGTTGAATTAGAGGACTTCTTCTCCCAAGACTCAGTGCATCTGGGTGGCATTACTGTTTGGGCTTTTCTGGAGCTGATGAACTCGGGAAAGATAAACAGAGGGATTGATAAGAGCGTCATCAGCATGGCTATAGAGGAGGTGTACAGGGAGATAGTTGGTGATGTTCTCAAAGAG GGTTATCTGTGGAAGAAAGGTCAGCTGAGGAGAAACTGGAAGGAACGCTGGTTCACTTTAAGGCCGAGCAACCTTTCCTACTATACAGGGGAGGACCGCAAAGAATGCCAGGGCAACATCGTTCTGGATGGGAACTGCTGTGTGGAG GTGCTGCCAGACCGAGATGGGAAGAGGTGcatgttttgtctaaaaacCCTCTCCAAGACTTATGAGATGAGTGCGTCAGACACCAAACAGAGACAGGAATGGACTACAG CCATTCAGACAGCTATCAGGCTTTATGTGGAGGGGAAAAAGTCCCTTCACAAAGATCTGAAGTTGAAGAGACGTGAACAGCGCGACCAGCGGGAGAAGAGACGACAGGCCaaggaggaggagctgcagaggctACGAGCTCTGCAAGAGGAACGGGAGCGTAAGCTGGCAGAGCTTGAGCTCCTGAAGGAAGCACAGAAGCAGGCTCAAGTGCTGCTGGAGCAGGATGAACAGAGGAGGCGCCAGCAGCATGAACAGCTCCAGCGGGCCCTGGAGGTCCAGCTGCGAGAGGCTGAAGAG GCCCGGGTCAGTATGCAGGCAGAGATGGCTCtgaaagaggaggaagcagagaggcagagaaagaggatccaggagctggaggagatgCAGAAGCGTTTGGAGGAGGCGTTGCAGCAGGAGATCAAAGCCAGGCTGGATGAGGAGGCCTTCCGCTACGCTCAAGCAGG GTTActggctgaggaggaggagaaaatgaaggCCCTGATGAACCtgcaggaggaacaggaggagtACATCCTGAAGACTCAGAGGGAGAAGCAGGAGCTAAAACAGGAAATGGAAGCCAAGTCCCGGGCCCTCGAGGAGGCACAGAGGCAGCTGGAGGAGGTCCGAGCAAATCGGCACAGGGTAGACCAGGATGTAGTG GCTGCACAGAGGAAACTTCGCCAGGCGAGCACCAACGTCAAACACTGGAATGTCCAGATGAACAGACTGATGCGACCGATCGGACCGGGCG AGAAGAGACCATCGCTGGGAAGCTCTTTCTCAGCCTTCCAGATGCCGACACAGAGAGATCCCGGGCTGCGTCTCAGAAGGAGATCCGGATCGGAGGATCAGGACGAGGAGAGCAAAGAAAATGTGGACAACAGAGCTGGGTGTGACTTAGAGAAACGTCACTCTCATGCCTCTAACGGAGACATGGATATCCCCTAA